In Aerococcus loyolae, a genomic segment contains:
- a CDS encoding M42 family metallopeptidase: MDYLQLIEDLTNAKGMSGFEDEVIEVINKHKGNYSLQVDNLKNCYLNLDQVDPAKPTVMLDSHLDEVGLMVKAIDKDGLILIQTIGGWVPSNLTAQVFYVRNRDGKYYKGISATKPIHFMTPEEREKKIAISDIKIDMGATSREQVVNDLGIEIGQPIVPATKFSYNEVTRTILAKAFDNRIGTACAVAIMRDLADEVGDFPFNLVAAPAAQEEVGTRGASLTVKRVQPHIAIILEGTPADDFTNAKELLQGQLGQGPQIRHRDNSYVANTQLIDLFKQAARAENIPSQHAVREGGGTNAGPIHLGNLGTPCATIGIPSRYAHTNACFCSYDDFLNTIHLVKTFLRRLTLEDIQQFDLKTY; encoded by the coding sequence ATGGATTATTTACAATTAATTGAAGATTTAACTAATGCTAAAGGGATGTCCGGCTTTGAAGATGAGGTCATCGAGGTTATTAATAAACACAAGGGCAATTATAGCTTGCAAGTGGATAATTTAAAGAACTGCTACCTCAACTTGGACCAGGTCGATCCAGCTAAACCTACCGTTATGCTAGATTCCCACCTCGATGAAGTCGGCCTCATGGTGAAAGCCATTGACAAGGATGGCCTCATCCTCATTCAAACCATTGGCGGCTGGGTTCCCTCTAACTTAACCGCCCAAGTCTTTTATGTCCGTAATCGTGATGGGAAATATTACAAAGGGATTTCAGCCACCAAGCCCATTCACTTTATGACCCCTGAAGAGCGGGAGAAAAAAATCGCCATTAGCGATATTAAGATCGACATGGGCGCTACTTCTAGAGAACAAGTCGTCAATGACTTAGGGATCGAAATTGGTCAACCGATCGTACCAGCCACTAAGTTCTCTTATAATGAAGTCACCCGAACCATCTTGGCCAAGGCCTTCGATAACCGGATTGGAACCGCCTGTGCTGTCGCCATTATGCGCGATTTAGCGGATGAAGTGGGCGATTTTCCTTTTAACCTCGTCGCCGCCCCTGCCGCCCAAGAAGAAGTGGGCACTCGAGGCGCTTCGCTAACGGTTAAACGGGTCCAACCTCATATCGCGATTATTCTGGAAGGAACTCCCGCCGATGACTTTACCAATGCAAAAGAGCTCTTACAAGGGCAACTCGGCCAAGGGCCACAAATCCGTCACCGTGACAATTCCTATGTAGCCAACACCCAATTAATCGACCTCTTTAAGCAAGCTGCAAGAGCTGAGAATATCCCTAGTCAACACGCTGTCCGCGAAGGTGGCGGTACCAATGCTGGTCCTATTCACCTGGGTAATCTAGGAACACCTTGCGCTACAATCGGTATTCCCAGTCGTTACGCCCATACCAATGCCTGCTTCTGTTCCTATGATGATTTTTTGAATACGATCCACCTGGTTAAAACTTTCCTCCGCCGTCTTACGCTCGAAGACATCCAACAATTTGACCTGAAGACCTATTAA